One Leisingera sp. M658 genomic window carries:
- a CDS encoding amino acid ABC transporter ATP-binding protein, which produces MSELMTDRQIDRSKMQVSDEVAIEISNMNKWYGSFHVLRDINLTVNQGERIVIAGPSGSGKSTLIRCLNALEEHQQGRIEVDGTVLSNDLKNIDKIRSEVGMVFQHFNLFPHLTILENCTLAPIWVRKTPKKEAEERAMHFLEKVKIPEQADKYPGQLSGGQQQRVAIARSLCMMPRIMLFDEPTSALDPEMIKEVLDTMIELAEEGMTMLCVTHEMGFARQVANRVIFMDAGQIVEQNEPEEFFNNPKSERTKLFLSQILGH; this is translated from the coding sequence ATGTCTGAACTTATGACCGACCGTCAAATCGACCGTTCCAAGATGCAGGTGAGCGATGAGGTCGCCATCGAAATCTCCAACATGAACAAGTGGTACGGGTCTTTTCACGTGCTGCGCGACATCAACCTGACGGTGAACCAGGGCGAGCGTATTGTCATTGCCGGCCCGTCCGGCTCGGGTAAATCCACCCTGATCCGCTGTTTGAACGCCCTGGAAGAGCATCAGCAGGGCAGGATCGAGGTGGATGGCACCGTCTTGTCAAATGACCTTAAGAACATCGACAAGATCCGTTCCGAGGTTGGCATGGTGTTCCAGCACTTCAACCTGTTCCCGCATCTGACCATTCTGGAAAATTGCACCCTGGCGCCGATCTGGGTCCGCAAGACGCCCAAGAAAGAGGCTGAAGAGCGGGCGATGCATTTCCTGGAGAAGGTGAAGATCCCGGAGCAGGCCGACAAATACCCCGGTCAGCTGTCGGGCGGCCAGCAGCAGCGTGTGGCGATTGCGCGCTCGCTTTGCATGATGCCGCGCATCATGCTGTTCGATGAGCCGACCTCGGCGCTGGACCCGGAGATGATCAAGGAGGTGCTCGACACCATGATCGAGCTGGCCGAAGAAGGCATGACCATGCTCTGCGTGACCCATGAGATGGGCTTTGCCCGTCAGGTGGCGAACCGGGTGATCTTTATGGACGCAGGTCAGATTGTGGAGCAGAACGAGCCGGAAGAATTCTTCAACAACCCGAAGAGCGAACGCACCAAACTGTTCCTCAGCCAGATCCTGGGCCACTAA
- a CDS encoding amino acid ABC transporter permease → MSTLTDPPKEQFRLSMLLYDTRYRSGTIQVIAMFGFMLLAAWLINNTMSNLAAQDKAFDFGFFTEPAGYDINQRLLEYTSRDSHLRAALMGLLNTLVVAFLGCVTATILGVIIGVLRLSSNWLVARLMTIYVELFRNVPVLLWIVFVMAILIETLPAPRAFRGENPEATLSLMDSVAVTNRGVYIPEPLFSRSLGDAHLFGDASLRFDVSLDLIAILAVLGLSLFASIKIRRRADRIQEATGDRPVTWHVRTAVVVVPMVILLAVLGFHLGYPELKGFNFQGGTHMRNSLIALWLALSLYTAAFIAEIVRAGIMAISKGQTEAAEALGLRSNKIMSLVVLPQALRVIIPPLISNYLNLTKNSSLAIAVGYMDITGTLGGITMNQTGRELECVLLLMVVYLAISLTISGVMNWYNEAVKLKER, encoded by the coding sequence ATGTCAACGTTAACTGACCCTCCAAAGGAGCAGTTCCGGCTGTCTATGCTCCTTTATGACACCCGTTACCGGTCGGGGACCATCCAGGTCATCGCCATGTTCGGGTTCATGCTTTTGGCAGCCTGGCTTATCAACAACACAATGAGCAACCTGGCGGCGCAGGATAAGGCTTTCGACTTCGGTTTCTTCACCGAACCGGCCGGCTATGATATCAACCAGCGCCTGCTGGAGTACACTTCGCGCGACAGCCATTTGCGGGCCGCGCTGATGGGGCTTCTGAATACGCTGGTTGTTGCGTTTCTGGGCTGTGTCACGGCCACCATCCTGGGTGTGATCATCGGCGTTCTGCGGCTGTCGTCGAACTGGCTGGTGGCGCGTCTGATGACGATCTACGTCGAGCTGTTCCGCAACGTGCCGGTGCTGTTGTGGATCGTTTTTGTGATGGCGATCCTGATCGAAACCCTGCCGGCGCCACGGGCGTTCCGGGGTGAAAATCCCGAAGCCACGCTCAGCCTGATGGACAGCGTTGCCGTGACCAACCGGGGTGTCTATATCCCCGAGCCGTTGTTCTCGCGTTCGCTGGGCGATGCGCATCTGTTTGGCGATGCCTCGCTGCGGTTTGACGTCAGCCTGGACCTGATTGCCATTCTGGCTGTGCTGGGCCTCAGCCTGTTTGCGTCGATCAAGATCCGCCGGCGTGCGGACCGCATCCAGGAAGCCACCGGCGACCGCCCGGTGACCTGGCATGTGCGCACCGCCGTGGTGGTGGTGCCGATGGTGATCCTGCTGGCTGTGCTGGGTTTTCACCTGGGATACCCTGAGCTGAAGGGCTTTAACTTTCAGGGCGGCACCCACATGCGCAACTCGCTGATCGCGTTGTGGCTGGCGCTGTCGCTGTACACTGCCGCCTTCATCGCGGAAATCGTGCGCGCCGGGATCATGGCGATCTCCAAGGGCCAGACCGAAGCCGCCGAGGCCCTGGGCCTGCGCTCCAACAAGATCATGTCGCTGGTGGTTCTGCCGCAAGCGCTGCGGGTGATCATCCCGCCGCTGATCTCCAACTATCTGAACCTGACCAAGAACTCGTCGCTGGCGATTGCCGTGGGTTACATGGACATCACCGGCACCCTGGGCGGCATCACCATGAACCAGACAGGGCGCGAGCTGGAATGCGTTCTGTTGCTGATGGTGGTGTATCTGGCGATCTCGCTGACCATTTCCGGGGTCATGAACTGGTACAACGAAGCCGTGAAGCTGAAGGAGCGCTGA
- a CDS encoding amino acid ABC transporter permease has translation MSDIGFVRTEMLPEQDPPASEVGVIGWARHNLFSNWFNSILTIASLAAVYFVLAAIVPWILSPTWDGTSLSNCRETLAAAGHGDAHGACWGVIKERWVQLIFGFYPSHLYWRPVAAFVLLGAALAPVLFSDRVPSKLLIFSALYPFIFPWLLWGGTIWMPIAALAGFVIGGLVYKFAAEALSTLLGVILGVAAAVIWWTLLVAPVTGALDSILPVGIEAVESRKFGGFMLSVTIGVVAIACSLPIGIVLALGRQSDLLIVKYICVGFIEFIRGVPLITLLFVASTLLNIFMPPGTNFDIILRVLIMVTLFAAAYMAEVIRGGLAALPRGQYEGADSLGLNYWQAQRLIIMPQALKISIPGIVSTFIGVFKDTTLVSIIGLLDPLGLSNAIRADSNWNGIVWELYGFIALLFFVFCFSMSRYSMYLERKLQTGHR, from the coding sequence ATGTCTGATATCGGATTTGTCCGCACCGAAATGCTTCCCGAGCAGGATCCGCCCGCCTCTGAGGTCGGGGTGATCGGCTGGGCGCGGCATAACCTGTTTTCCAACTGGTTCAACTCGATCCTGACCATCGCGTCCCTTGCTGCGGTCTATTTCGTGCTGGCCGCCATTGTTCCCTGGATCCTGTCGCCCACCTGGGATGGCACCTCGCTGTCCAATTGCCGTGAAACGCTGGCCGCAGCGGGCCATGGCGATGCCCATGGCGCCTGCTGGGGCGTGATCAAGGAACGCTGGGTCCAGCTGATCTTCGGCTTCTACCCAAGCCATCTGTACTGGCGCCCGGTTGCAGCATTTGTCCTGCTGGGCGCGGCGCTGGCGCCGGTGCTGTTCTCGGACCGGGTGCCGTCGAAACTGCTGATTTTTTCGGCGCTTTACCCGTTCATCTTCCCCTGGCTTTTGTGGGGCGGCACCATCTGGATGCCGATTGCCGCGCTGGCAGGTTTTGTCATCGGCGGGCTGGTCTACAAATTCGCAGCAGAAGCGCTGAGCACACTTTTGGGCGTGATCCTGGGCGTTGCCGCGGCTGTTATCTGGTGGACGCTGCTGGTGGCGCCGGTCACGGGGGCGCTGGATTCGATCCTGCCCGTCGGCATCGAAGCGGTGGAAAGCCGCAAGTTCGGCGGCTTCATGCTGTCGGTGACCATCGGTGTTGTGGCCATCGCCTGCTCCTTGCCGATCGGCATCGTTCTGGCGCTGGGCCGCCAGTCGGATCTGCTGATCGTCAAATACATCTGCGTGGGCTTTATCGAGTTCATCCGGGGTGTGCCGCTGATCACGCTGTTGTTTGTGGCTTCGACCCTGCTGAACATCTTCATGCCGCCGGGAACCAATTTCGACATCATCCTGCGGGTGCTGATCATGGTCACGCTGTTTGCTGCGGCCTATATGGCCGAAGTGATCCGCGGCGGCCTGGCAGCCTTGCCCCGCGGCCAGTATGAGGGCGCCGATTCACTCGGCCTCAACTACTGGCAGGCGCAGCGGCTGATCATTATGCCGCAAGCGCTGAAGATCTCGATCCCCGGCATTGTTTCGACCTTCATCGGGGTGTTCAAGGACACCACGCTGGTCTCGATCATCGGGCTTCTGGACCCTCTGGGCCTGTCGAACGCCATTCGCGCGGACTCCAACTGGAACGGCATCGTCTGGGAACTTTACGGCTTTATCGCCCTGTTGTTCTTCGTCTTCTGCTTCTCCATGTCCCGCTATTCCATGTATCTGGAGCGCAAGCTTCAGACTGGCCACCGTTAA